A genomic segment from Nodularia sphaerocarpa UHCC 0038 encodes:
- the pap gene encoding polyphosphate:AMP phosphotransferase, whose protein sequence is MLDTLDLTLSLDKATYKSEIDRLMHQLRELQNACWEKKLPVIVVLEGWAASGKGALVKQMVSYMDPRGFKVHPIWPPSEEERKYPFLWRFWEKLPAQGNISFFYHSWYTHVLEERLFERVGTDQVPTVMKLMGQINSFERQMVDDGAAIAKFWLHLSRKELKSRLKDYAKDELTAWRVRKEDWKQAKHYDLYATFAEEMLVQTSTGVAPWTLVEADSERWAQVKVLTHLSTTLTAALDRLKIQLPAPALPPQTKLETTESDLLAQTDLSLSLSKNDYEEQLANEQVKLRKLQLSIHKHQIPVLVMFEGWDAAGKGGAIKRLTDILDPRSYFVHPFAVPTDEEKVHHYLWRFWRRLPTAGIIGIFDRSWYGRVLVERVEGFASEIEWRRAYREIHEFENQLTSAGYVLVKFWLHISPEEQLQRFTDRQNDPFKKYKLTDEDWRNREKWNHYDVAVNQAIQRTTTSTAPWTIVAANDKYYARVKVIETVVEAIEAELKRRKHSNS, encoded by the coding sequence ATGCTGGATACACTAGATTTAACACTTTCCTTAGATAAAGCCACCTATAAGTCAGAAATTGACAGGCTGATGCATCAACTGCGGGAACTGCAAAATGCCTGTTGGGAGAAAAAATTGCCTGTAATTGTGGTCTTGGAAGGATGGGCGGCTTCTGGTAAGGGCGCGCTGGTGAAGCAAATGGTTTCTTACATGGACCCGCGCGGATTTAAAGTACATCCTATCTGGCCACCGAGCGAAGAAGAACGCAAATACCCCTTCCTCTGGAGATTCTGGGAAAAATTACCCGCCCAAGGTAATATCAGCTTTTTCTATCACAGTTGGTATACTCATGTTTTAGAAGAACGCTTATTTGAGCGAGTCGGAACAGACCAAGTTCCCACTGTGATGAAATTAATGGGGCAGATTAATTCCTTTGAGCGCCAAATGGTGGATGATGGAGCTGCGATCGCTAAATTTTGGTTGCATCTGAGTCGCAAAGAATTGAAAAGTCGTTTAAAAGACTACGCCAAAGATGAATTAACCGCTTGGCGAGTGCGAAAAGAAGACTGGAAGCAAGCAAAACACTATGACCTTTACGCCACCTTTGCGGAAGAGATGCTAGTCCAAACCAGTACCGGCGTTGCTCCTTGGACTTTAGTTGAGGCTGACTCGGAACGGTGGGCGCAGGTGAAGGTACTAACCCACCTGTCTACTACTTTAACTGCTGCTTTAGATAGGCTGAAAATTCAGCTTCCTGCTCCCGCTTTACCTCCACAGACAAAATTAGAAACCACCGAGTCAGACTTACTAGCGCAAACTGATTTGAGCTTGAGTCTTTCCAAAAACGACTATGAAGAGCAATTAGCCAACGAACAGGTAAAACTACGCAAGTTGCAATTAAGCATCCACAAGCATCAAATTCCTGTCCTAGTAATGTTTGAAGGCTGGGATGCAGCAGGTAAAGGCGGAGCAATTAAGCGGCTAACCGATATTCTCGATCCTCGGAGTTACTTTGTTCATCCCTTTGCTGTTCCCACAGATGAAGAAAAAGTTCATCATTATCTCTGGCGATTTTGGCGAAGATTGCCCACGGCTGGAATAATTGGCATTTTTGACCGTTCTTGGTATGGAAGGGTGTTAGTGGAGCGTGTGGAGGGCTTTGCTTCGGAAATTGAGTGGCGCAGAGCCTACCGCGAAATTCATGAATTTGAGAATCAGTTAACAAGTGCAGGCTATGTTTTAGTGAAATTCTGGCTACACATTAGCCCAGAGGAACAACTCCAGCGCTTTACAGACCGCCAAAATGACCCCTTTAAAAAGTACAAGCTGACGGATGAAGACTGGCGCAATCGAGAAAAGTGGAATCATTACGATGTCGCCGTAAATCAGGCGATTCAGCGCACCACTACCTCCACGGCTCCCTGGACAATAGTTGCTGCTAATGATAAATATTATGCCAGAGTCAAGGTAATTGAAACCGTTGTGGAAGCTATTGAAGCGGAATTAAAACGCCGTAAGCACAGTAATAGCTAA
- a CDS encoding type II toxin-antitoxin system PemK/MazF family toxin: MRRGEVYDARLEPIEGSEQGGTRPVIIVSRDAIAAYSPVVLAVPCTTYKVGKRVYPTQVLILAPDGGLTNDSIAMADQVRVLSKTRFLALRGILSDQAIILLNEALLIALDLPGQG; this comes from the coding sequence ATGAGGAGAGGCGAAGTTTATGATGCTCGACTTGAACCTATAGAAGGATCAGAACAAGGTGGAACACGCCCTGTGATTATTGTTAGTCGAGATGCGATCGCTGCTTATAGTCCTGTAGTTTTAGCTGTTCCCTGCACTACTTATAAAGTCGGTAAACGAGTTTATCCCACTCAGGTGTTAATTCTAGCCCCAGACGGTGGATTAACTAACGACTCTATCGCTATGGCAGATCAGGTGCGGGTATTATCCAAAACTCGTTTTTTGGCTTTGCGAGGAATACTTAGTGATCAAGCCATAATTTTGTTGAATGAGGCTTTGCTGATTGCTTTGGATCTGCCGGGTCAAGGATAA
- a CDS encoding YqiA/YcfP family alpha/beta fold hydrolase codes for MNHYIYLHGFASSPKSAKAQDISDRFAQIPTKLKIPDLNAGDFSQLTITRQLTQVAAEFRDDSTPVTLIGSSLGGLTSAHLAQQYPQVQRLVLLAPAFGFLSHWLPKLGDEQIQRWQQEQYLMIHHYGQGRLLPLSYNFVTDAAQYQEEILQRPIPTLILHGKQDEVIPITASREFARLRPWVELLELDSDHGLGNVMSEIWQAIHRFCQFT; via the coding sequence ATGAACCACTACATCTACCTGCACGGTTTTGCTTCCAGCCCCAAATCTGCTAAAGCACAGGATATCAGCGATCGCTTTGCCCAAATTCCAACAAAGCTGAAAATTCCCGATTTGAATGCTGGGGATTTTTCCCAATTAACTATCACTCGCCAGCTAACTCAAGTTGCAGCCGAATTTCGTGATGATTCTACGCCAGTCACCCTAATTGGTTCTAGTTTAGGTGGTTTGACATCTGCCCATTTAGCACAGCAATATCCACAAGTGCAACGCTTGGTTTTACTAGCACCAGCTTTTGGGTTTTTATCCCATTGGTTACCCAAGCTAGGAGATGAACAAATACAGCGTTGGCAACAAGAACAATATCTAATGATTCACCACTATGGGCAAGGGCGACTTCTTCCCCTAAGTTATAATTTCGTCACAGATGCGGCACAATATCAAGAAGAAATATTACAACGCCCCATACCCACGCTGATATTGCATGGCAAACAGGACGAAGTGATTCCCATTACAGCCAGTCGGGAATTTGCGCGATTGCGTCCTTGGGTAGAATTACTAGAACTCGACAGCGATCACGGCTTAGGCAACGTCATGTCAGAAATTTGGCAAGCAATTCACCGATTCTGCCAGTTCACCTGA
- the psbA gene encoding photosystem II q(b) protein, translated as MTISLQQRQSSSNLWEKFCNWITSTNNRMYIGWFGVLMIPTLLTATICFIIAFIAAPPVDIDGIREPVAGALIYGNNIITAAVVPSSNAIGLHFYPIWEAASLDEWLYNGGPYQLIIFHFLIGIFCYMGRQWELSYRLGMRPWISIAYSAPVAAATAVLLVYSVGQGSFSDGLPLGISGTFNFMFVLQAEHNVLMHPLHMLGVAGVFGGALFAAMHGSLVTSSLVRETSEIESQNYGYKFGQEEETYNIVAAHGYFGRLIFQYASFNNSRALHFFLGAWPVIGIWCAALAVSSFAFNLNGLNFNNSVLDAQGHVINTWADVLNRANLGMETMHERNVHNFPLDLAAGDIQPVALVAPAIHG; from the coding sequence ATGACTATTTCTCTGCAACAACGCCAAAGTAGTAGCAATCTTTGGGAGAAATTTTGCAATTGGATTACCAGTACTAACAACCGTATGTACATTGGTTGGTTTGGCGTACTGATGATTCCCACACTTTTAACAGCAACCATTTGTTTCATTATCGCTTTCATTGCTGCACCACCTGTAGACATAGATGGTATTCGCGAACCTGTTGCTGGTGCTTTAATTTATGGCAATAACATCATTACTGCTGCGGTTGTGCCTAGTTCCAATGCTATTGGTCTGCACTTTTACCCCATTTGGGAAGCGGCTAGCTTAGATGAGTGGTTATATAATGGCGGCCCTTACCAGTTAATTATTTTCCACTTCCTGATTGGTATTTTCTGCTACATGGGTCGGCAGTGGGAATTATCTTACCGCTTAGGGATGCGTCCTTGGATTTCTATCGCCTACAGCGCACCTGTTGCTGCTGCCACTGCGGTATTATTAGTCTATTCTGTGGGTCAGGGTTCGTTCTCTGACGGTCTACCTTTAGGGATTAGTGGTACTTTCAACTTCATGTTTGTACTGCAAGCAGAACACAACGTTCTCATGCATCCATTACATATGTTGGGAGTCGCTGGTGTTTTTGGTGGTGCTTTATTCGCAGCCATGCACGGTTCTTTAGTCACTTCGTCTTTAGTGCGGGAAACTTCTGAAATTGAATCCCAAAACTACGGTTACAAATTCGGTCAAGAAGAAGAAACTTACAATATTGTTGCGGCTCACGGTTATTTCGGCAGATTGATCTTTCAATACGCATCTTTTAATAATAGTCGTGCTTTACACTTCTTCTTAGGTGCTTGGCCAGTAATTGGTATTTGGTGTGCTGCCTTAGCTGTATCTTCTTTCGCCTTTAACCTCAATGGTTTGAACTTTAATAACTCCGTTCTTGATGCTCAAGGTCATGTAATTAATACTTGGGCTGATGTTTTAAACCGCGCTAATTTGGGAATGGAAACAATGCACGAACGCAACGTTCACAACTTCCCCTTAGATTTAGCTGCTGGAGATATTCAACCTGTAGCTTTGGTTGCTCCGGCTATTCACGGTTAA
- a CDS encoding glucosaminidase domain-containing protein has protein sequence MALIDDLINNYFYTDLRETFAKVGLDSGKITDTSWLILKEVTLAQWLLESGRGTSQLAIQANNFAGLKWRFPDMSGFAEPLKIKVPSEPQPVEFCKFSDVNAFILGYWKFLTRSPYKGLEAYTNTPENFLGFLRERGYAADPNYVNKILNLLPEAQKLLAEVVPVVIVPTLPTQLELISAPQQVEVGQSLRIEGVAKLADVGRFLAVIIDDRFPAGGIRINQDGKWQLNFVFFQAGDRQMRITIDDQLLDIPIKVVPMTPKIK, from the coding sequence ATGGCATTAATAGACGATTTAATTAATAATTATTTTTACACAGATTTACGCGAGACTTTTGCAAAAGTTGGACTGGATTCTGGGAAAATAACTGATACAAGTTGGCTAATTTTAAAAGAAGTTACCCTGGCGCAATGGTTACTGGAATCTGGTAGAGGTACAAGCCAACTTGCTATCCAAGCTAATAATTTTGCTGGATTGAAATGGCGATTTCCCGATATGTCAGGCTTTGCTGAACCTTTAAAAATCAAAGTTCCTTCTGAACCACAACCAGTTGAATTTTGTAAGTTTTCAGATGTGAATGCTTTTATTCTGGGTTATTGGAAGTTCTTAACTCGTTCACCCTATAAAGGTTTAGAAGCATATACCAATACACCAGAAAATTTTCTGGGTTTTCTTCGAGAAAGAGGCTATGCAGCAGACCCAAATTATGTTAATAAGATTTTAAACTTGCTACCAGAAGCTCAAAAATTACTGGCTGAGGTAGTCCCAGTTGTGATTGTTCCCACCTTACCGACACAGCTTGAGTTAATCAGCGCTCCTCAACAGGTGGAAGTGGGGCAGAGTTTGAGAATTGAAGGTGTGGCGAAACTAGCCGATGTCGGTAGATTTTTGGCTGTGATTATCGATGATAGATTCCCAGCCGGCGGTATTAGAATCAATCAGGATGGTAAATGGCAACTGAATTTTGTGTTTTTCCAAGCAGGCGATCGCCAAATGCGGATTACAATTGATGATCAACTCTTAGATATCCCGATTAAGGTTGTTCCGATGACTCCAAAGATTAAATGA
- a CDS encoding ribbon-helix-helix domain-containing protein, with protein MKNQTVRTTITLPVEILTAADDAVSQGKAKNRNDFVAVAILHELEALKRAEIDAALMEMTQDPEYQAQVLKMDAEFAVASWEALQLKESPA; from the coding sequence ATTAAAAATCAAACTGTCCGCACCACAATCACTCTACCTGTAGAAATTTTAACTGCTGCTGATGATGCAGTTAGCCAAGGAAAAGCCAAAAATCGGAATGATTTTGTTGCAGTAGCAATTCTGCATGAGCTAGAAGCACTGAAACGGGCAGAAATTGATGCCGCACTCATGGAAATGACCCAAGATCCAGAGTATCAAGCCCAAGTGCTAAAAATGGATGCTGAATTTGCTGTTGCGAGTTGGGAAGCGTTGCAATTGAAAGAATCGCCAGCATGA
- a CDS encoding pentapeptide repeat-containing protein, protein MYQDFSSQNLRGRSFKGQNLEGGNFSYADIRGANFTGANLQNANFSHAQCGLQKRWAIVLVSVSWFFSAIYGFFSAFTAYLISLIFDNSTIESQVGGWTALIVVIMVFIVMVLQRLNSAIAFAFAFAGAIAIAFTIAGTRNIAIALAIALAIAFAIGFAIAFVIAFAMALAIAIAIAIAGAIAIAGAFAFAITGAIAFAFAFNGTGAIAIAGAIAIAGTIAIAGTLFSAYIAWRAMKGDEKYSLIQKSAVAFAAFRSTSFRGADLTDANFTAATLKSTDLRKATLIRTCF, encoded by the coding sequence ATGTACCAGGATTTCTCCAGTCAAAATCTCCGTGGACGTTCCTTTAAAGGTCAAAACCTTGAGGGTGGAAACTTTAGCTATGCAGATATTAGAGGGGCAAACTTTACTGGGGCTAATCTTCAGAATGCCAACTTTAGCCATGCTCAATGCGGACTACAAAAACGTTGGGCGATTGTTCTAGTCAGTGTTTCATGGTTTTTCTCGGCAATTTACGGATTTTTCTCCGCCTTTACTGCATACTTAATATCTTTGATATTTGACAATTCAACCATAGAAAGTCAGGTTGGAGGTTGGACTGCCTTAATAGTAGTCATTATGGTTTTCATAGTTATGGTTTTGCAAAGATTAAACTCCGCTATCGCCTTCGCCTTCGCCTTCGCGGGAGCCATCGCCATTGCTTTTACCATCGCCGGAACCCGAAATATCGCCATCGCCTTAGCCATCGCCTTAGCCATCGCTTTTGCCATCGGCTTTGCCATCGCTTTTGTCATCGCTTTTGCCATGGCCTTAGCCATCGCCATCGCCATCGCCATCGCGGGAGCAATCGCCATCGCGGGAGCTTTTGCCTTTGCCATCACGGGAGCTATCGCCTTCGCCTTCGCCTTCAACGGAACCGGAGCCATTGCCATCGCGGGAGCCATTGCCATCGCCGGAACCATCGCCATCGCCGGAACTTTATTTAGCGCTTACATTGCTTGGCGAGCTATGAAAGGCGATGAAAAGTACTCTTTGATTCAAAAAAGTGCTGTTGCGTTTGCTGCTTTTCGTAGTACAAGCTTTCGTGGTGCTGATTTAACAGATGCTAATTTCACAGCGGCCACACTTAAAAGTACAGATTTAAGAAAAGCAACTCTGATCCGCACCTGTTTCTAG